One part of the Lotus japonicus ecotype B-129 chromosome 2, LjGifu_v1.2 genome encodes these proteins:
- the LOC130738886 gene encoding uncharacterized protein LOC130738886 — MSLTHRGLMLWLEKSPLHHLEDQMPLQDKVKMVAEMLEGIHFIASVEAVSLGAKAGIHPWIVYDIISNAAGNSWIFKNNIPLLLKGEVKHQILNSFAKELEIILDMAKSLTFPLPLLAATHQQLIHGVSHVCYNDDDDPALIKVWEKVYGVKISDAATADAYNPEQLASEFTTDSKTVRRIGFIGLGAMGFGMATHLVKSNFCVVGYDVYEPTLVRFANAGGLVGNSPAEVSKGV; from the exons ATGTCGTTGACGCATAGAGGTCTGATGCTTTGGTTGGAAAAGTCACC ATTGCATCATCTGGAAGATCAGATGCCATTGCAAGA CAAGGTTAAAATGGTTGCTGAGATGCTGGAAGGAATTCATTTCATTGCTTCAGTGGAGGCAGTCTCTCTTGGTGCAAAAGCTGGAATTCATCCATGGATAGTCTATGATATAATTTCCAATGCTGCTGGAAATTCGTG GATATTCAAGAACAATATTCCTCTGTTGTTAAAGGGAGAGGTTAAACATCAAATTCTAAACAGTTTTGCTAAGGAGTTG GAAATCATTTTGGATATGGCCAAGTCACTAACTTTTCCACTTCCACTGTTGGCTGCTACTCATCAACAACTTATTCACG GGGTTTCACATGTTTgttataatgatgatgatgatccagCATTAATTAAG GTTTGGGAAAAGGTTTATGGGGTGAAAATTTCAGATGCTGCAACTGCAGATGCATATAACCCTGAACAACTGGCATCTGAATTCACTACTGATTCTAAGACTGTGAGACGCATTGGTTTTATTGGCCTTGGAGCTATGGGATTTGGCATGGCAACTCATTTGGTGAAATCAAATTTCTGTGTTGTTGGTTATGAT GTGTATGAACCAACTCTAGTTCGATTTGCAAATGCTGGTGGCTTGGTTGGAAATTCTCCAGCAGAAGTGAGTAAAG GTGTATGA